The following coding sequences are from one Ctenopharyngodon idella isolate HZGC_01 chromosome 17, HZGC01, whole genome shotgun sequence window:
- the itpka gene encoding inositol-trisphosphate 3-kinase A encodes MPKQRRRSLREAVFSRSSLVYDGSGRGGGERAGNFSSTEICDDQAQMAEQYSGQAGFFCDGKPGRGCLVPQVTITSDGDSREITAEDLEEDEVNGRLRRKLSNSSISSNGSSTVFDESEDDILSDNETKSKGIVTLEHLGDSVDSGEQSNAWWKLKTIVHCPLVASQRRRLPWVQLAGHKGSFKAGDEGTILKKFSENEKLCFERLKEDALHSFVPGYYGVVERDGELFLKMKDLLANFDLPNVMDCKMGVRTYLEEELVRARVKPKLREDLYNKMLEVDSEAPTAEEKKQQAVTKPRYMQWRESVSSTNTLGFRIEGIKRGETCNTDFKKTRSMEDVIQVFKDFVEGNKNIINSYITRLDDIKQALKASEFFKKHEVIGSSLLFIHDHKNRAEVWLIDFGKTTPLPDGQNLDHYRPWEEGNREDGYLWGLDNLLQTLSLLARE; translated from the exons ATGCCCAAACAGAGGCGGAGGTCGCTGAGAGAGGCGGTGTTCTCCCGTTCGTCTCTTGTTTACGACGGATcagggagaggaggaggagaacgCGCAGGAAACTTTTCATCCACAGAGATATGTGATGATCAAGCACAGATGGCGGAACAGTACAGTGGGCAAGCAGGCTTTTTCTGCGACGGTAAGCCGGGGAGAGGGTGCCTAGTGCCGCAGGTGACCATCACTTCTGATGGGGACTCACGGGAGATCACTGCGGAGGATCTGGAGGAGGACGAGGTGAACGGACGGCTGCGCCGCAAGCTCTCCAACTCCTCAATCTCTTCCAACGGCTCCTCAACGGTGTTTGACGAATCGGAGGATGACATCCTCAGCGACAACGAGACCAAAAGCAAAGGCATCGTGACTCTGGAACATTTGGGGGACTCCGTAGATTCAGGAGAG CAAAGCAATGCCTGGTGGAAGCTGAAGACTATTGTCCATTGCCCTTTGGTGGCATCACAACGAAGACGCCTACCCTGGGTTCAGTTAGCAGGCCATAAAG GCAGCTTTAAAGCAGGGGATGAGGGCACCATACTGAAGAAGTTCTCAGAGAATGAGAAGCTGTGTTTTGAGAGGCTGAAAGAGGATGCTTTACATTCCTTTGTGCCCGGCTACTATGGAGTGGTGGAGAGAGACGGAGAGCTCTTTCTCAAAATGAAAGACCTGTTGGCCAACTTTGATTTGCCGAACGTCATGGACTGCAAGATGGGAGTGAG GACATATCTGGAGGAGGAGCTGGTGCGGGCAAGGGTGAAGCCAAAGCTGCGTGAGGACTTGTATAATAAGATGCTGGAGGTGGACAGTGAGGCTCCAACAGCAGAGGAGAAGAAGCAGCAGGCAGTTACCAAACCACGCTACATGCAGTGGAGAGAAAGCGTCAGCTCTACTAACACTCTGGGCTTCCGCATTGAGGGTATCAAG AGAGGAGAAACCTGCAACACAGACTTTAAAAAGACCCGGTCAATGGAAGACGTTATTCAGGTCTTTAAGGATTTCGTCGAAggcaataaaaacataatt AACTCTTATATTACAAGGCTTGACGATATTAAACAGGCACTGAAAGCCTCAGAATTCTTCAAGAAACACGAg GTCATTGGCAGTTCGCTTCTCTTCATTCACGATCACAAAAATAGAGCTGAAGTCTGGCTCATTGATTTTGGTAAAACCACACCTCTTCCAGATGGACAGAACCTGGATCACTACAGACCCTGGGAGGAAGGCAACCGAGAAGACGGATACTTATGGGGCCTTGACAACCTGCTGCAAACCCTTTCCTTATTAGCCAGGGAGTGA
- the ivd gene encoding isovaleryl-CoA dehydrogenase, mitochondrial, with the protein MFAARRALRLCQRVANVCVSRRGCAGAVPVDDIVNGLTEEQIQLRQTVQRFCQEKLSPYADEIDKKNEFPRMREFWKEMGDLGLLGVTAPVEYGGTGLGYLEHVIVMEEISRVSAAIALSYGAHSNLCVNQMVRHANQKQKEKYMPKLMTGEHVGALAMSEPNAGSDVVSMKLTAKKQGDHYVLNGNKFWITNGPDADVLIVYAKTNPEAEARGITAFIIEKGMPGFSTAQKLDKLGMRGSNTCELVFEDCKVPEENILGPLNKGVYVMMSGLDLERLVLASGPVGIMQAVLDHAIPYVHVREAFGQKIGHFQLMQGKMADMYTRLSSCRQYLYNVARACDKGHYSAKDCAGVILYCAENATQVALDGIQCLGGNGYINDYPMGRFLRDAKLYEIGAGTSEVRRMIIGRAFNAMFK; encoded by the exons ATGTTTGCTGCCAGAAGAGCGTTGCGTCTTTGTCAAAGAGTGGCAAATGTTTGTGTTTCGCGACGCGGATGCGCTGGAGCTGTTCCAGTGGACGACATCGTGAACGGTCTAACCGAGGAGCAGATCCAG CTCAGACAGACAGTCCAGAGATTCTGCCAGGAGAAGCTCAGTCCATACGCTGATGAGATTGACAAGAAAAACGAGTTTCCCCGCATGAGG GAGTTTTGGAAGGAGATGGGGGATCTTGGACTGCTTGGAGTTACTGCTCCAG tGGAGTACGGTGGAACGGGATTGGGCTACCTTGAACATGTGATTGTTATGGAGGAGATCTCCCGTGTTTCAGCAGCTATTGCTCTCAGCTATGGAGCACACTCCAATTTGTGTGTAAATCAGATGGTTCGACATGCAAACCAGAAACAGAAAGAGAAGTACATGCCCAAG CTGATGACGGGCGAGCATGTGGGTGCCTTGGCCATGAGTGAGCCCAACGCTGGCTCTGATGTGGTGTCCATGAAACTGACAGCGAAAAAACAAG GGGATCATTACGTGTTGAACGGTAATAAGTTCTGGATTACGAATGGACCAGATGCAGATGTTCTGATTGTGTATGCTAAGACAAACCCAGAGGCAGAAGCCCGTGGTATCACTGCTTTCATCATAGAGAAG GGCATGCCAGGATTTAGCACAGCGCAGAAGCTGGATAAACTGGGAATGAGAGGATCTAACACCTGTGAACTCGTCTTTGAAGACTGCAAGGTCCCTG AGGAAAACATATTGGGTCCATTAAATAAAGGAGTATATGTTATGATGAGTGGGTTGGACCTAGAGAGACTTGTCCTGGCCTCTGGACCTGTTGG CATCATGCAAGCTGTACTTGACCATGCAATTCCTTATGTTCATGTTCGTGAAGCCTTTGGACAGAAAATTGGCCACTTCCAG CTAATGCAAGGAAAAATGGCTGATATGTACACACGGCTTAGTTCATGTCGACAGTATTTATACAACGTTGCCCGTGCTTGTGACAAAGGCCATTACAGTGCTAAG GACTGTGCTGGGGTAATCCTTTATTGTGCTGAGAATGCGACTCAAGTTGCCTTGGATGGAATTCAGTGCCTTG GTGGAAACGGTTACATTAATGACTACCCAATGGGCCGCTTCTTAAGAGATGCTAAACTTTATGAGATTGGAGCTGGTACCAGTGAGGTCAGAAGGATGATCATTGGCAGAGCCTTCAATGCAATGTTCAAATAA